The window AGCTTTATCAAATTTCCACAGTCAtccataaatatatttcaatatttctacGAATTTTTCAGACATGGCAACACATGCTAAGGAATTGGAAGCGAATCAAATTTatgcaattaattttgaaaactatCTGAAACCCAAAAAAACCGAACGACTTCAATATTTCCCAATGCCAATAGACAATAGAAATTTAAGATTCTTCACATTTTTGGAGTCAATAATTTTGGGATGTTGGAAAAGATTATGTCAAGTACGTTTGCCTAAGTTCCTTCACTTTTTGAGGGCTCGCCAGGATGATGGTTTGTGCAAACGTAAAACTGGTTTCGAAATCTATTCCGAAATGGCCAGTATACATGGCTTTCATATATTTGTTGGGGCCAGGACATGGCAACGGATTTTATGGTGGTGTGTCATATGCCTGGCGGTTCTAATGTCTATCATTGTAATCACAATGTTGCTAATGATTAATCAGGATAAGCCGACAATACGATTTATAGAGAGCATGATGATACCCACATCagagatgccctttccagctGTAACCATATGCAATATGAATAGAATATCCAAAAAGAGTTTATTAAAGAAAGCACGAGAATCAAATGTGACGGAGGAAACTTTGCGTGGAATTCGTGGGTTTAGCTTAGTAAacatgactaatctgaattggACCCAATTATTGGAAGAACTTTCTCCGAAGATTTGtgaacaaattgtaaattgtaaaTGGGAAGGAGATGCAAAGATTTGCCATACCCTATTGCATTCGGTTTGGACGCAGGAACAAAGAATTTGTTGTTCCTTTAGCAAACAATCTCTACCAATCTATACCTCACACCATGGTTCCGCCAAGGGTTTGAGTCTTCTCCTAGATCCTCAAACTGAAGATTATGGTAATGTTAATTTTGCCTCATCTGGTTTTGAGATCTTGGTACATGAATCGCTGGCAGTGGTGAATGATGCCACACAAAGGTTTTATGTTCCCAGCGGTTCAGAAACACATCTTATGATCAAAGTCTTTGGCACTCACTCTGGAAGTCAATTAAGAAGTTTACCTTTAGACAAGCGTCGCTGTTATCTAAAAGACGAGCGGCAATTGTTCCATTTTGATGTTTATAGACAAATTAATTGTCTGGCCGAGTGTCGCAGTGAACGAATCTATGAGATTTGTGGCTGTTTGCCTTCACATTTACCTCGTCGAAGCGAGTGGCCAGTATGTCAAGTGGAGCAATTGAAGTGTTTGCAATTACATGGTGAGTAAAACAATTGATTAATCTCTGATGACTCTAAAAAAAACTCTATTTAAGCCACTGATCTGGCTGGAGAGATTATAGACAAAGACAGTGGAAGTTATCTGTGCAATTGTCTGCCACCTTGTGACTTTTATCG is drawn from Drosophila willistoni isolate 14030-0811.24 chromosome 2R unlocalized genomic scaffold, UCI_dwil_1.1 Seg167, whole genome shotgun sequence and contains these coding sequences:
- the LOC6644231 gene encoding pickpocket protein 11, which translates into the protein MPIDNRNLRFFTFLESIILGCWKRLCQVRLPKFLHFLRARQDDGLCKRKTGFEIYSEMASIHGFHIFVGARTWQRILWWCVICLAVLMSIIVITMLLMINQDKPTIRFIESMMIPTSEMPFPAVTICNMNRISKKSLLKKARESNVTEETLRGIRGFSLVNMTNLNWTQLLEELSPKICEQIVNCKWEGDAKICHTLLHSVWTQEQRICCSFSKQSLPIYTSHHGSAKGLSLLLDPQTEDYGNVNFASSGFEILVHESLAVVNDATQRFYVPSGSETHLMIKVFGTHSGSQLRSLPLDKRRCYLKDERQLFHFDVYRQINCLAECRSERIYEICGCLPSHLPRRSEWPVCQVEQLKCLQLHATDLAGEIIDKDSGSYLCNCLPPCDFYRYVIQPDVRRMYNYNDTGSNSSKKVLVHAYYDSPIAEQIRLDVSENWLQFIGNIGGITGLFMGCSFVSVFELIFFTCVRPTCNWLTRQQIRYRLQLARRTKTQVGPLVQPN